The region GGGCGAGCCGGCCAGCCAGGGGTAGGTTCGCCGCGAACCGACCGCAGCCTCGGATCAGGGTGGGTCCACAGCCGACGACGCCGAGCAGTTGGGCGACCGTACCCGCCGCGATCAGCTCGACTCGCCCGTTCGGGGTGGCCGCGACGACCAGCGCCACCGTGCCGACAGCGACAAGGACGAGTCCCACGACCAGCCCTTGCAGGCCGCTGCGGGACCCGCCGCGGGGCCCGCCCAGTTCGGCACGGACCGGTCGGCGGCCGACGCTGCGGGCCGGCAGCAGAGCGGCGAGCAGGCCGATCGCCACGGTCAGCGCTGCCACAACCGTCACCTGCCACCACGGGATCGCGACGTCAACCAGCGGATGGTCGGCGACCCGTTCGATCGTCGGCCCGGCCAGTTCGAAGGTGAGCAGACCCACGATCGCACCGGCAATGGCGGCACCTGCGCCGAGCACCAGTCCACCGGCCAGCACGATCCGACCCACCTGCCGGCCGGTCGCACCCACCGAGGCGACCGTTGCCAACTCCCGGCGCTGCCGTCGGGCACCGACCATGAACGCCGCACCGGCGAGCAGCACCACCTGGGCCCCGGCGAAGGCGGTCACCAGCGTGGCGGCGGCGACCTCCAGCGCCCGCTGCTCCACGCTCGGCCCCGCCCCGGCCCGGCTCATGGAACCCACCATGAGGGAGTCAGGGCCGGTGGGTTCGGGCGGTGTCCAGGTCGAGGCGCTGTCGGGAAGGTCGACCATCAGGTGCCGCCGGGCGCCGGTGGACAACGGGGCGTCGGCGGGCACGACCAACGCGGGCAAACTCAGTGACCGGCTCACGTCGATGATCCCGGCCACGGTCATCCGACGCTGGGGCATCCCGGCGTTCACGTGGTCACCGAGCCCGATTCCGAGGTCGTCGGCCAGCGCCCGGCTCACCGCGACCTCGCCTGTTCCGTGGGGCGCGGTTCCGGCCCTCGTCACGTACTTTCTCGTGGTCAGCGGGTCCGTGACATCGACCGCCTCGTACTCGTAGCTGGCCAGGCCGTCGACGGTGTCGACCACGGTCCGGCCGGTGGCCAACGGCAGTGTGCGGCTGCCCGACGGCAGGCTGGCGAGCACCCCGTCGACGTCGTCGACGATCAGGTCGGCGCGGCCCATGTTGAAGTCCGCCTCCTGTGCGGAGGTGCCGCTCAGGTTGGCCCAAGACGCGACCAGGATGGTGGCCGCGCAGGCGGGCAGGAAGAGCATCAGCAGGATCAACGTGCTGCGTCCCTTGTTACGCCACGCCGATCGGCGGGCGATCCGGATCGCCGTACGCCAGGAGCCGGCGTATTCCGCCGCCCGACCGGTCACGCGTCACTTCCCAACAGGTGCTCCG is a window of Micromonospora polyrhachis DNA encoding:
- a CDS encoding FtsX-like permease family protein → MTGRAAEYAGSWRTAIRIARRSAWRNKGRSTLILLMLFLPACAATILVASWANLSGTSAQEADFNMGRADLIVDDVDGVLASLPSGSRTLPLATGRTVVDTVDGLASYEYEAVDVTDPLTTRKYVTRAGTAPHGTGEVAVSRALADDLGIGLGDHVNAGMPQRRMTVAGIIDVSRSLSLPALVVPADAPLSTGARRHLMVDLPDSASTWTPPEPTGPDSLMVGSMSRAGAGPSVEQRALEVAAATLVTAFAGAQVVLLAGAAFMVGARRQRRELATVASVGATGRQVGRIVLAGGLVLGAGAAIAGAIVGLLTFELAGPTIERVADHPLVDVAIPWWQVTVVAALTVAIGLLAALLPARSVGRRPVRAELGGPRGGSRSGLQGLVVGLVLVAVGTVALVVAATPNGRVELIAAGTVAQLLGVVGCGPTLIRGCGRFAANLPLAGRLALRHAARNQLRTGAAVAAVTAAVAGSVALTLVGAAQGETPPVRSEARPGQILLPAQASDLLGPDGVRRLAQALPTRATTQLRLVAGSPDGEVFIPMLHDLFDDPETAETPAAMNAMEQRGIAVGDAETIRMVTGREATGAELGLLRQGGLVLFNDTLMSQDSQVSLATNGRQDRLPAMVASRGEYFTSLPGALISETTAGRLGYTVTPGNLVVETTRVARPDELARATTVLLRAQLDATPVPGAPVEVKLAAGRVRTDETNAMFYVLAAISMVITVTASIVAVGLAASELRGDLSTMTAVGATPRIRRRIAAAQAAVVVGFGAPLGLLAGIGPAAGYVAYSTEIDWHTPWRALFAVVVLPPVLAVLLAWAFHRNRFPLVRRTH